The Helicobacter kayseriensis DNA window TGCTTCAAAAAAACTGCGTAAATCATTGATTCCATAATAAAGCATTGCAAAACGCTCAACACCCAAACCAAATGCATAACCACTTACATCTTTATACCCAACAGATTCAAAAACAGCATGATTGACAATCCCACACCCCAACACTTCAAGCCATCCCGTATGAGAGCAAACCCTACAGCCATCTCCCTTGCAAAAAACACAACTAATATCCACCTCTGCGCTTGGTTCTGTAAAAGGGAAAAAGCTTGATCTAAAACGCACAACAATATCGCCAAAAATATATTTCAAAAAGTCTTCTAAAATCAACTTAAGATGAGAAAATCCGACTTTTCCATAAGAATCTACAACCAATCCCTCCACTTGATGAAACATAGGAGAATGTGTCAGATCATAATCACGCCTAAAAACGGCTCCAGGAGCGATAATTTTCAAAGGAGGAGTTTTTTTCTTCATAACATGAATTTGCACAGGAGAAGTGTGAGTTCTTAGCAACTTTCCATCTTGGGTATAAAAAGTATCTTGCATATCTCTTGCTGGATGGAATTTTGGAATATTGAGTGCTTCAAAATTATGAAAGTCATCCTCCACCAATCCCCCCTCGCAAAGCTCGAAATTCAACGCAATAAAATAATCTATAATTTTCTCAATCATTAAATTGACATAATGTTCTTTCCCTCTCCTTTGCCCAACGAACAAACTTACATCAATATTTTCTTCCTGTAATTTCTGAGCAAGTTCAAGAGTTCTAATCTCCCCTTTCTTTGCCTCAAACAATGCTTCAAAATCTTGTTTAAATAAATTTAGCTCTTTAGCTCTGCTTTGTTTTGCCTCCCCGTTTAGATTCTTAAGGTCAGCAAACGCAAGGGTTAAAATCCCCTTTTTTCCAACCACTTCAACTTTTAATTTTTCCAAATCTTGCGAATTTGCAACGGATTGAATTTTTTCTTTTATTGATTGAATATCGATCATTGAGATTGTCCTTAAGTTTCAAAAAATAGTGCTAGGATTTTAAAAAATCTAATTTTATATCAAAAAGGTTGGAAAACAATGAGCTCAATTTTTACAAAAATTATCAATGGAGAGATTCCATCAAACAAAGTATTAGAGAATCAAACCTGTATCGCTATTCACGATATCTCACCACAGGCTCCCATTCATATTCTTATCATTCCCAAAAAAGAAATCAAAGATTTTCAAGAACTTGATTTGCAAACCATGAATGAACTCATGATGTTTATTCAAGAAGTTGCACAAAAATTGGGACTAGACCAAAGCGGTTATCGCCTCATTACCAATGTCGGAAAAGATGGTGGCCAAGAGATCCCTCATCTTCATTTTCATCTTTTGGGTGGTGCAAAACTTAAGTGGGAAAAGTTAGCTTAACCACAAAGCAATTTCATCTGCCAAGAAAAAATCTGTGGCGATGAGATGATGACCTTGGATAAAACACTTCTTTTCGCTAAGTAAAATTTCGCTTTTTTGAGGGCAAATATCATCAAGTGATACCCCATACTCGCATCGAAGACCCAAAAAAATCCGCTCAAATTGCCTCTCTTTTTCTGTTAAAAATTCTTTGTATTTATGCGTGGGATTCTGAATATAGCTTGGAATATGCTTACTCCCCCAAAATCTTATATTACCAACACATCCTACTCCACCAGCTCCACACCCTATATAATCCTCCCCCCTCCAATAAGCTAAATTATGCTGAGATTTCCTAGATTTAAAATAGTTTGACACCTCATACTGTATAAATCCAATATCCTCTAACATCTCCCTTATATCAAAGGAATAGTCTTTTTCGGAAAGTTGGGGAGGGTTTTGATAAAACCTTGATCCCTTATCAATACTCAAAGCATAAGCAGAAAGATGCGAAATTTCAAGCTCTTTGGCAAGTCTCACTTCTTCTTTTAAAGCTGTGAGCGTATCAAGAGGAGTGTTATACATCAAATCAATACTGATATTATCAATCCCCGCCTTTTTGACCATCTCAACTGCAGAAAAAATGTCATAACTCTTATGATCTCTTTGCAAAAAATCAAGCTTTGTATCAAAAAAACTCTGCACGCCTAGGCTAATGCGATTAGCACCCATACCTTTCAGTGCATTGCACCATGAAAGACTCACAAGATTTGGATTGCACTCAAGAGTAATTTCACATTGCCCAAGATCAATAAAGCAATCAAGAAATGCAAAGATCTTTTCATATAAGGCCTCATTCAAAATATTGGGAGTTCCCCCTCCAAAATAAATGCTAGAAAAATCTTGTTTTTGAATCTGAGATTGCAAATCCAAAAGCAATGCATCGACATATTTTTCATGCAAGTGCTGATCTGAATCTGTTGAATTAAATGCACAATAACCACATTTGCTCATACAAAATGGAATATGAATATATAAAGTCACACAAGACTCCTAAAATCCTTCAATAATTATGTTTTAATTCCTTATTTATTATTCTAACAAACAATTAAAAGCCAAATGAAAGTCCAATTTTACAAGGAGGAAGAATGAACAAAAGATACAGACCCAATGTCTCAGCAGTGATTCTCTCCTCAGAATACCCAAAAAAATGCGAAATCTTTATCGCTAAACGTATTGATATGAAAGATATATGGCAATTTCCTCAAGGAGGAATTGATCAAGGAGAAAATCCCCAAGAAGCCCTCAAAAGAGAGCTAAAAGAAGAAATAGGCACTAATGCAATTGAGATTCTTGCTCAATACCCTCAATGGATCAATTACGATTTTCCATCTTCAGTAGCTCACAAATTTTATCCCTTTGATGGACAAAGTCAAAAATACTTTCTTGTGCGCCTCAAATCAAATGCACTCATCAATATTGCTACACCTGTTCCAGAATTTAGCGAATACGCTTTTGTAGAATTTGACAAAATCTTTGATAGGATAAAACACTTCAAAAAACCTATTTATAAACAAGTCTTAGATTATTTCAAGAAAGAAGGATTTTTATCATGCTGATTGTCCAAAAATATGGTGGAACAAGCGTGGGAACTTGTGAGAGAATCGAAAATGTCGCCCAAAGAGTTATTAATGCTAAAGAGCAAGGGAATCAGGTCGTAGTTGTTGTTTCTGCAATGAGTGGAGAAACAGACAAACTAGTCCAATTTTCACAAAATTTTTGCCACTCTTCCTACCCTCTCCCCAATCCACGAGAATGTGATGTAATTTTAAGCAGTGGAGAACAAGTCACAAGAGCTCTACTTGCAATCGCCCTTGAATCAAAAGGTTATAAAGCGATTTCTTTAAGCGGGCAAGAAGCTGGGATTGTAACGGATTTTATGCACACTAAAGCACGCATTGAAAAAATTCATACACAAAAAATTTGCACACTCTTAGAGCAAAACTATATTGTCATTGTTGCAGGCTTCCAAGGGGCAACCCTTCAGGGAGAAATTACAACACTAGGACGAGGAGGAAGTGACCTTTCTGCTGTAGCTTTAGCTGGTGCACTAAGAGCTGATAAATGTGAAATTTATACAGATGTGGATGGGGTATATACCACAGATCCTCGAATTGAACCAAAAGCAAAAAAAATCGATAGAATTAGCTATGAAGAAATGTTAGAACTTGCAAGCATGGGAGCAAAGGTGCTTCTCAATCGTTCTGTTGAAATGGCCAAAAAACTCAATGTCAATCTTATTACACGCAACTCATTTAGCGAAAATGAAGGAACCTTAATTACAAGAGAGGAAAATATTATGGAACAACCTATTGTCAGTGGTATCGCGCTAGATAAAAATCAAGCTCGCATTAGTATCATTGATCTCAATGATGAGCCTGGAATTGCAGCAAAAATCTTTGAATCTCTTTCCAAAGTTTCAATCAATGTCGATATGATTGTCCAAACTATCGGGCGAGATGGCAAGACAGATCTAGATTTCACAATTCCTAAAACAGAAGTAACGCAAGCCCAACAAGTTTTACAAGATTTCTCACATCTCTTTGAAAAACTAGAATATGACTGCAATATTGCTAAAGTTTCCATTGTGGGCGTTGGGATGAAGTCTCACTCCGGTGTTGCAAGTCTATGCTTCAAGGCAATGGCGCAAGAAAATATCAATATTATGATGATTGGAACAAGCGAAATTAAAATCTCAATGATCATTGAAGATAGGCATGCCCAAAAAGCAGTTAGAGCTCTTCACGCCACCTATCAACTCGACCAATAAAATGGAAAAGATTTCAGATTGGATGCTTAAAACCATCCGAGAAGAAAACAATCACGGTTTTCTAAGTGGATGGCTTGAGGAGGAGCGCTTCAAATGGACAAAGCTTGTTTCTAACACCTTAACGCGCATTATGCAAGAAACAAGTTTTCTTGTGGTTTGCGATAGCCAAAGAGAATGGTTTAAATCCTATATTTTAAGCCATATTAATCATCATAAAAATCGCCCTTTTGTTCCTATCCTAGATTTCACCCTTCTCCCCAAAGATTCACAAGAGACACAAAACATCAAAGATATGCTAGATATTGCCTATAAAGACTATGCCTTTTTTTATATTGGCAAACGCAACAATGCTCTTGCTGAACTTGCTATTGGACATGAAAATAGCTTTTTGTGGATTTTAGATGAATCACTTCAAGATGCTTTTTGTTTAAATTCTACTCATCCAATGCTTGATTTTAGACTCTTGCAACTTTATAAAATCTTTGATCTTGCATTAAGTGCTTGTATTTTCGGAAAAATCGAACTGGAAAGCTAATGGGGAAAATCTATCTCACTCGTGAAACACAGACCATTCTTGAAAAATTTCCCCAAGATACCCTTAGAATATTTGAAACAGAGGAGTTTAAGATCGCGCACGCAAAAGAAGTGATCAATGAGGCCTATGTTTTTGAAAAACAAAATAAAACCATTGCAATCATTTCTAAAATTTTCAACATTGAAGCCCAAAACGCACTTCTAAAAATTCTAGAAGAGCCACCTCAAGGAGTGGAATTTCTCATCTTTACAATAAACAAAAATGCTCTTCTTCCCACCATTAGATCTAGAATGCAAATCATCAACCTTCTTTGCAAAACTCCCATTGCTCCTCTCAATCTAAATCTCACAAACCTTACCCTTAGGGATATTTATGATTTTTTAAAATCTTTAGATTCTCTTCCTAGGACACAATCCAAAGAAGTGATTCAATCACTCCTTAAAAGCATTCAAGAATCCAAAATCAAGCTCCCACAAAAGGAGTTGGATTTTTTCAATACGGCTATACAAGCCAACATTTATTATGAAAAACTACATCATATTTTGTTGCCGATTTTACTTTATTTGGTGGAAAATAAATGAAACCCTTTATTCAACGCATTCATCCTTCTCTTTTAGAATTGCATCTTCAGGATATTCAAACCGATCCTGCTGGACAAAAAATCATCAAACAAAAATCACATGATTTTGTTTTTAAAATCTACTGCCTACCCTTAAGTGCGATGCACATTCTCAAACAAGAAGCTCTAAGTGTAGGTGCGGATCTAGCAACACCAAAAGAGGCTATCTTATGCCAAAAATCACACTATGACACCATATTGCTTGGATCTTTCTCACAGATACGTCGAATCATTCAGAAATGTCAAATTCAACCCTTTGGTCTTAAACAACTTGCCAAAACCCTCAGCACCCACCTTGCTTCAACAATCTCATTATCCCCACAACTTATGGCAATCCTCAATTTAACACCGGATAGCTTTTATGAAGGAAGTCGTTTTGATGTTCAAAAAGCCATACAAACAATCCAACGTTATATTCATCTAGGAGTGAAAATAATTGATATTGGCGGAGCGAGCTCCAAACCCCACAGCGAACTCATCGATCCTCAAGAAGAATTAGATCGCCTCAGAGAACTTATCACACTCATCTATCAAAAAAATCTTTATCGCAAGGTGCTTTTTAGCATCGACACTTACAATCCAGAAGTAGCCGATTTTGCCCTCTCTCATGGATTTAAAATCCTCAATGATATTTTGGGATTTTCCAACCCAAAGATGAAAGAAATATGCGCAAAACACAACGCACAAGCGATCTTAATGCATTCAAGAGGAACTCCAAAAACAATGCAAACACTCACCCATTATCACAATCTTTTTGAAGAGATCGATTCTTATTTTGAAACAAAAATTCACGAACTGCAAAAATATGGAATCCAAAATATTATTTTAGATATTGGATTTGGATTTGCCAAAGACCTAGAACACAATCTGTCACTCATTCAAAATCTTTTACATTTTAAACGCTTTCAATACCCCCTTCTTGTCGGTGCAAGTCGAAAAAATACAATTGGGCTTCTCACCCAACAACCCATCCACAAGAGGTTAAGCGGAACCTTAGCACTTCATCATATTGCTATACAAAATGGAGCAGATATTTTAAGAGTTCATGATATTGAAGAACATATTGATTTATTACAAATCCATCAAGCAATGGGAAAACTATGGAAAAAGTAAAAAACTTTATCTATAAATTTCTATTAAATCACGGCTTGACCGAAGAAGAACTTTCTTCCAAAAGTCCCGATGAAATTAAAAAAATTTATACCCAAGGCATCACGCAATACGTTCAAAACTTCTCTCAAAAAGAAGAAAAAAGAGAGACTGCCAAACCCCAAGATCCCTTTCAAGATCTTCAAACCCCCCATGAAATCTTCAATCTTTCGCTAGATTTCTTTGAGTCTTTTTCAACAGAAGATATCACTCTTATGCTTCACAAACGATTTCTTCAGATCCCAATAGAACAGATTCAAAAAATCGTTTCTATTTTGTTTTCCTCTTTTCAAGAAAGCATCTTAAGGGAAATCGAACAAAAGCTGAGCAACATTCCAAAAAAGGAGCGAGAAAGTATTTTGGAAATTTATGAGTCTCAACGAGATCACATATCACATCTTCTTGCAATCAATCAACAACTTGAACTTGAAAGTTTTCGTGAAAAGCTAGAAACAATTCTTAAAATTAAGACTTCTATTTATTTACAAGAGAAAGAATAATCCCCCCTTTTTTTGATTTACTTGCGGAGTTCGCGAATTCTTGCAGATTTACCCTTGCGATCTCTGAGATAGTAGAGTTTTGCACGTCTAACGCGTCCAATTCTTAAAACTTCAATTTTTTCTAAAGAATCGCTATAAAGTGGAAAAACCTTTTCAACACCCACATTGTTTGCACCCATTTTTCTTACAGTAAAAGTGCGATCTACACCATTACCGCGAATGGCAATACAAATACCTTCATAATTTTGAATTCTGCTTTTGTCCCCTTCTTGGATTTTAATCCCAAGTCTTAAAGTATCCCCAGCTTTAAATGATGGAACTTGCTTTCCAGCAATTTGTGCTTTTTCAAAGCTTTCGATATAACGATTTTTCATTTTTTGTCCTTATGATTTTTCCACTTCTGATAAAGATCGGGTCTATAATATCTTGTCTTATATTCAGAAAGGGTAAGTTTTAAACCCGCAATTTTACTATGATTTCCTTGAGAAAATTCTAAAGGTGGAGAAATTTTTGAAAATTTTTCAGAATCTTGAATGGTTTTTGCAAAAACTGGAGCTTCAAGTAAAAAATTCTCAAAACTCTCCCCCTTTAGAGAATCTACATTTCCAAGAACTCCCTCAATCTGTCTAGAAATACTATCACACAAACAAAGAGATGGAAGTTCCCCTCCAGTCACGATAAAATCGCCCATACAAAACACTTCATCTGCCCAAGATTCAATAGCTCTTTCATCAAATCCTTCATATCGACCACAAACAAAGACAATGTGCTGTTTTTGACTCAATCTAATGCTATCTTTTTGAGAAAAAAGAGGAGCACTAGGAGTTAGAAAGATCACCCAAGGATTTTGCTCTCTCAATGATTCCAATGCGCGATCCAAAACATCAGCACAAATCACTTGTCCAGCTCCTCCCCCAATCTGAGGCTCATCGACTTTGTGATATTTGTTAGAAGCAAAATTTCTCAAATCAATAATATCAACCTCTATTAACCCCCTATCAAGTGCCCGCTTTAAAATAGAATCTTGAAAATAAGATGCAACCAAAGAAGGAAAAAGAGTAAGAAAAGAAAATTTCATCTAACTTTCTAGCCAAATATCTTTTGCTCCACGTGTCAATATCTTCCCAGAAGAACAAGACAAAATATAACGATCAATATAGGGAATCATAAAAGATTTTGGGAGTTTTGAACATGCAAC harbors:
- the rplS gene encoding 50S ribosomal protein L19 — protein: MKNRYIESFEKAQIAGKQVPSFKAGDTLRLGIKIQEGDKSRIQNYEGICIAIRGNGVDRTFTVRKMGANNVGVEKVFPLYSDSLEKIEVLRIGRVRRAKLYYLRDRKGKSARIRELRK
- a CDS encoding HobA family DNA replication regulator; amino-acid sequence: MEKISDWMLKTIREENNHGFLSGWLEEERFKWTKLVSNTLTRIMQETSFLVVCDSQREWFKSYILSHINHHKNRPFVPILDFTLLPKDSQETQNIKDMLDIAYKDYAFFYIGKRNNALAELAIGHENSFLWILDESLQDAFCLNSTHPMLDFRLLQLYKIFDLALSACIFGKIELES
- the pheS gene encoding phenylalanine--tRNA ligase subunit alpha — translated: MQSIKEKIQSVANSQDLEKLKVEVVGKKGILTLAFADLKNLNGEAKQSRAKELNLFKQDFEALFEAKKGEIRTLELAQKLQEENIDVSLFVGQRRGKEHYVNLMIEKIIDYFIALNFELCEGGLVEDDFHNFEALNIPKFHPARDMQDTFYTQDGKLLRTHTSPVQIHVMKKKTPPLKIIAPGAVFRRDYDLTHSPMFHQVEGLVVDSYGKVGFSHLKLILEDFLKYIFGDIVVRFRSSFFPFTEPSAEVDISCVFCKGDGCRVCSHTGWLEVLGCGIVNHAVFESVGYKDVSGYAFGLGVERFAMLYYGINDLRSFFEADLRVIG
- the trmD gene encoding tRNA (guanosine(37)-N1)-methyltransferase TrmD codes for the protein MKFSFLTLFPSLVASYFQDSILKRALDRGLIEVDIIDLRNFASNKYHKVDEPQIGGGAGQVICADVLDRALESLREQNPWVIFLTPSAPLFSQKDSIRLSQKQHIVFVCGRYEGFDERAIESWADEVFCMGDFIVTGGELPSLCLCDSISRQIEGVLGNVDSLKGESFENFLLEAPVFAKTIQDSEKFSKISPPLEFSQGNHSKIAGLKLTLSEYKTRYYRPDLYQKWKNHKDKK
- a CDS encoding aspartate kinase; translated protein: MLIVQKYGGTSVGTCERIENVAQRVINAKEQGNQVVVVVSAMSGETDKLVQFSQNFCHSSYPLPNPRECDVILSSGEQVTRALLAIALESKGYKAISLSGQEAGIVTDFMHTKARIEKIHTQKICTLLEQNYIVIVAGFQGATLQGEITTLGRGGSDLSAVALAGALRADKCEIYTDVDGVYTTDPRIEPKAKKIDRISYEEMLELASMGAKVLLNRSVEMAKKLNVNLITRNSFSENEGTLITREENIMEQPIVSGIALDKNQARISIIDLNDEPGIAAKIFESLSKVSINVDMIVQTIGRDGKTDLDFTIPKTEVTQAQQVLQDFSHLFEKLEYDCNIAKVSIVGVGMKSHSGVASLCFKAMAQENINIMMIGTSEIKISMIIEDRHAQKAVRALHATYQLDQ
- a CDS encoding DNA polymerase III subunit delta', with amino-acid sequence MYFRKNRTGKLMGKIYLTRETQTILEKFPQDTLRIFETEEFKIAHAKEVINEAYVFEKQNKTIAIISKIFNIEAQNALLKILEEPPQGVEFLIFTINKNALLPTIRSRMQIINLLCKTPIAPLNLNLTNLTLRDIYDFLKSLDSLPRTQSKEVIQSLLKSIQESKIKLPQKELDFFNTAIQANIYYEKLHHILLPILLYLVENK
- a CDS encoding RNA pyrophosphohydrolase, with the protein product MNKRYRPNVSAVILSSEYPKKCEIFIAKRIDMKDIWQFPQGGIDQGENPQEALKRELKEEIGTNAIEILAQYPQWINYDFPSSVAHKFYPFDGQSQKYFLVRLKSNALINIATPVPEFSEYAFVEFDKIFDRIKHFKKPIYKQVLDYFKKEGFLSC
- the folP gene encoding dihydropteroate synthase, which encodes MKPFIQRIHPSLLELHLQDIQTDPAGQKIIKQKSHDFVFKIYCLPLSAMHILKQEALSVGADLATPKEAILCQKSHYDTILLGSFSQIRRIIQKCQIQPFGLKQLAKTLSTHLASTISLSPQLMAILNLTPDSFYEGSRFDVQKAIQTIQRYIHLGVKIIDIGGASSKPHSELIDPQEELDRLRELITLIYQKNLYRKVLFSIDTYNPEVADFALSHGFKILNDILGFSNPKMKEICAKHNAQAILMHSRGTPKTMQTLTHYHNLFEEIDSYFETKIHELQKYGIQNIILDIGFGFAKDLEHNLSLIQNLLHFKRFQYPLLVGASRKNTIGLLTQQPIHKRLSGTLALHHIAIQNGADILRVHDIEEHIDLLQIHQAMGKLWKK
- a CDS encoding histidine triad nucleotide-binding protein — encoded protein: MSSIFTKIINGEIPSNKVLENQTCIAIHDISPQAPIHILIIPKKEIKDFQELDLQTMNELMMFIQEVAQKLGLDQSGYRLITNVGKDGGQEIPHLHFHLLGGAKLKWEKLA
- the hemW gene encoding radical SAM family heme chaperone HemW; translated protein: MTLYIHIPFCMSKCGYCAFNSTDSDQHLHEKYVDALLLDLQSQIQKQDFSSIYFGGGTPNILNEALYEKIFAFLDCFIDLGQCEITLECNPNLVSLSWCNALKGMGANRISLGVQSFFDTKLDFLQRDHKSYDIFSAVEMVKKAGIDNISIDLMYNTPLDTLTALKEEVRLAKELEISHLSAYALSIDKGSRFYQNPPQLSEKDYSFDIREMLEDIGFIQYEVSNYFKSRKSQHNLAYWRGEDYIGCGAGGVGCVGNIRFWGSKHIPSYIQNPTHKYKEFLTEKERQFERIFLGLRCEYGVSLDDICPQKSEILLSEKKCFIQGHHLIATDFFLADEIALWLS